A single Candidatus Chlamydia corallus DNA region contains:
- a CDS encoding transporter substrate-binding domain-containing protein translates to MKFSWKINFLICLLAAGLIFFGCSRAKREVLVGRDATWFPKQFGIYTSDINAFLNDLVSEINYKENLNINIVNQDWVHLFENLDDQKTRGAFTSVLPTLEMLEHYQFSDPILLTGPVLVVAQDSPYQSIEDLKGRLIGAYKFDSSVLVAQNIPEAVISLYQHVPIALEGLTSSCYDALLAPVIEVTALIETAYKGRLKIISEPLNADGLRLVVLKGRNGELLEAFNAGLVKTRRSGKYNAIKHQYRLP, encoded by the coding sequence ATAAAATTTTCTTGGAAGATAAATTTCTTAATATGTTTACTGGCTGCAGGTCTAATTTTTTTCGGATGTTCTCGAGCAAAGAGAGAAGTTCTTGTAGGTCGTGATGCTACCTGGTTTCCAAAACAATTTGGCATTTATACATCAGATATCAATGCATTTTTAAATGATCTTGTTTCCGAAATTAACTATAAGGAGAATCTGAATATCAATATTGTAAATCAAGATTGGGTACATCTCTTTGAGAATTTAGATGATCAAAAGACCCGAGGAGCATTTACATCTGTACTCCCTACTCTTGAAATGCTCGAACACTACCAATTTTCAGACCCTATTTTGCTCACAGGTCCTGTCCTTGTCGTTGCTCAAGATTCTCCTTACCAATCTATAGAGGATCTTAAGGGGCGTCTTATTGGGGCCTATAAATTTGACTCTTCAGTTCTTGTCGCTCAAAATATTCCCGAGGCTGTGATTAGCCTGTACCAGCATGTTCCAATAGCATTGGAAGGTTTAACGTCTAGTTGTTACGATGCCCTTCTAGCTCCTGTGATTGAAGTGACTGCATTAATAGAGACTGCGTACAAAGGAAGACTAAAAATTATCTCAGAACCCTTAAATGCAGACGGTCTACGGCTTGTGGTACTAAAAGGGAGAAATGGGGAGTTGCTTGAAGCGTTTAACGCAGGACTTGTGAAAACACGACGTTCAGGAAAATACAATGCTATAAAACATCAATACCGTCTTCCTTAA
- the hemH gene encoding ferrochelatase, which translates to MTSPAYLLANFGGPRHAEDLQEFLISLLTDRDVTGTFLPKLLHRNLFTFIAKKRISKVLPQYESLEDWSPIYSDTEILAKRLSEICRTPVIPFHRYLPSTHKNTLDALRSLNTRSITGIPLFPHFTYSVTGSIVRFFMKHLPETPISWIPQFGSDPKFVSVITSHIQDCLQKSRILEKECCFLFSVHGLPVRYISQGDPYSKQCYESFSAITANFKEAENFLCFQSKFGPGKWLSPSTAQLCKNIQTDKPNVIVVPFGFVSDHLETLYEIEKDYLPLLRSRGYQALRIPTIYGSPLWVSALAGIMKDNPTVAAQGLIKTGKKKNYVL; encoded by the coding sequence ATGACTTCTCCTGCGTACCTACTAGCTAATTTTGGAGGGCCTCGTCATGCTGAAGACCTTCAAGAGTTTCTTATTTCGTTACTTACTGATAGAGATGTCACAGGAACTTTTCTCCCCAAATTACTACATAGAAATCTGTTTACTTTTATTGCTAAAAAACGAATATCCAAGGTTCTTCCTCAGTATGAATCACTGGAAGACTGGTCTCCTATTTATTCTGACACCGAAATCCTTGCTAAAAGACTCTCTGAAATCTGCCGAACTCCTGTAATTCCGTTTCACCGCTATCTACCTAGCACTCATAAAAATACCCTCGATGCTCTACGTTCTTTAAACACGCGCTCCATTACAGGGATACCTTTATTCCCTCATTTCACCTATTCTGTTACTGGAAGCATTGTGCGTTTCTTTATGAAACATTTGCCAGAAACACCTATTTCCTGGATTCCGCAATTTGGTAGCGATCCCAAATTTGTTTCTGTCATCACCTCTCATATTCAGGATTGCCTTCAAAAATCAAGAATCTTAGAAAAAGAGTGTTGCTTCTTATTTTCTGTACACGGACTCCCTGTACGCTATATCTCTCAGGGAGATCCTTATAGTAAGCAATGTTATGAATCATTTTCAGCAATTACTGCTAACTTCAAAGAAGCTGAGAATTTTCTTTGCTTCCAATCTAAATTTGGTCCTGGGAAATGGCTCTCTCCATCAACTGCGCAACTATGTAAAAACATACAGACAGATAAGCCTAATGTCATTGTTGTGCCTTTTGGCTTCGTTTCAGACCACTTGGAAACTCTATATGAAATAGAAAAAGACTACCTGCCTCTGCTACGCTCCCGAGGATATCAGGCATTACGAATCCCTACGATTTATGGCTCCCCTCTTTGGGTCTCTGCTCTTGCAGGTATCATGAAGGACAATCCTACAGTAGCTGCCCAAGGGTTAATAAAAACGGGGAAAAAGAAAAATTATGTTTTATAA
- a CDS encoding tetratricopeptide repeat protein, whose amino-acid sequence MKPLGFQASLEALCNKTSHSLRKYLIKQTVFVFSACLFMTLELSFFLYFFLFSGKTVIPAFCLACFFLTLFICLVTRLYLLSGKLDFFEDLSSKYLEAALPLNKRAQNIVEEQSHLAAAATKLSINLQNQEYSLLADIFKFLPNHSVIRKFSCFCFWKDYFLFRECLLQKAIEAYIKVVQAVPVDLSAHVSLADAYVALSGLYADPRKYPEFDANYWIPSGRYSDEIQEKFFATARRAIEEFQILNEYAPGNAWVHAQLAYSYHDLQMPMEEIQEYEIVLKLKPNDIETMSKLGILYFQQGMNAKGLRIYEEIKKRDYKKSQKLIKFYGVEYKY is encoded by the coding sequence ATGAAACCTTTAGGTTTTCAGGCCAGTTTAGAAGCTTTATGTAACAAAACAAGCCATTCTTTACGTAAGTACTTAATTAAGCAGACCGTTTTTGTTTTCAGTGCCTGTCTTTTCATGACTCTTGAGCTTAGCTTTTTTCTATATTTCTTTTTATTCTCAGGAAAAACAGTCATTCCAGCATTCTGTCTTGCTTGTTTCTTTCTTACGCTCTTTATTTGCCTTGTCACACGGCTCTATCTTCTTTCAGGGAAGCTAGATTTTTTTGAGGATCTATCTTCAAAGTATCTGGAAGCGGCTCTTCCTCTGAATAAACGAGCGCAAAACATTGTCGAAGAACAATCTCATTTAGCTGCAGCTGCTACTAAGTTATCCATAAATCTTCAAAATCAAGAATACTCTCTTCTTGCTGATATATTCAAATTCTTGCCAAATCATAGTGTCATTAGGAAATTTAGCTGTTTTTGTTTTTGGAAAGATTACTTTCTTTTTCGTGAATGTTTACTCCAGAAAGCTATCGAGGCTTATATCAAAGTTGTTCAAGCCGTCCCTGTAGACCTTAGTGCACATGTCTCTTTAGCAGATGCCTACGTAGCTCTTTCTGGTCTTTACGCAGATCCAAGAAAATATCCAGAGTTTGATGCCAATTATTGGATTCCCTCAGGTAGGTATAGCGATGAAATTCAAGAAAAATTTTTTGCAACAGCGCGAAGAGCGATTGAAGAATTTCAAATTTTAAATGAATATGCTCCAGGTAATGCTTGGGTACACGCACAACTAGCTTATAGTTATCATGACTTGCAAATGCCTATGGAAGAGATCCAGGAGTATGAAATTGTCCTCAAACTAAAACCCAATGATATAGAAACTATGTCTAAATTAGGAATTCTTTATTTTCAACAGGGTATGAATGCTAAAGGTCTAAGAATTTATGAGGAGATAAAAAAAAGAGATTATAAAAAATCACAAAAACTTATTAAATTTTACGGTGTTGAATATAAATACTAA
- the rsmD gene encoding 16S rRNA (guanine(966)-N(2))-methyltransferase RsmD — translation MRILAGKYKGKSLKTFSNSNIRPTSGLVKESFFNICGADIEGAAFLDLFSGMGSVGFEALSRGAAYVVFVDISPKAVHLIHANSALLGEELPIMIFRQDARLAIQRLMKQKRSFDLIYIDPPYDFRNDYVETLLQNIVLGKILNSQGTIFLENASNQEILCESLILRRRRKLGKTYLSEYLLKSDSQESVSIE, via the coding sequence TTGAGAATTTTAGCAGGTAAATACAAGGGGAAATCCCTAAAAACATTTTCTAATTCTAATATCCGACCCACTTCAGGTTTAGTGAAAGAATCTTTTTTTAACATCTGTGGGGCAGATATCGAAGGAGCTGCTTTTCTAGATCTTTTTTCTGGAATGGGGTCTGTGGGTTTTGAAGCCCTAAGTCGTGGAGCCGCTTATGTTGTTTTCGTAGACATCTCACCAAAAGCGGTACACTTAATACACGCAAATAGTGCTTTACTCGGGGAAGAACTTCCTATCATGATCTTTAGGCAAGATGCTAGATTGGCAATTCAAAGACTTATGAAACAAAAGAGATCCTTTGATCTGATTTATATAGATCCCCCTTATGATTTTCGTAATGATTATGTAGAAACTCTTTTACAGAATATTGTTTTGGGAAAAATTCTTAATTCTCAAGGGACTATATTTTTAGAAAATGCCTCAAATCAAGAGATTCTTTGTGAAAGTTTGATCCTAAGACGAAGAAGAAAACTTGGGAAAACCTATCTATCTGAGTATCTTTTGAAAAGCGACTCTCAAGAATCAGTAAGTATCGAGTAA